From one Streptomyces sp. R41 genomic stretch:
- a CDS encoding SDR family NAD(P)-dependent oxidoreductase, with amino-acid sequence MISHSYLSELFSLDGRVAVVTGGSSGIGRAIAGALARAGASVVIVARKESELAATVDELAADGCRAAWVSADLSTRDGVRAAAEQAAEVFGEPDILVNSAGINLRPPMSELDEEVWDTTMAVNLEAPYLLGRRFGPGMAERGFGRIIHITSQQAHRAFVQSGAYGVSKGALESLARSQAEAWSPHGVTCNTLVPGFVMTPLNARLSSDPEKVAALAARTMVGRNGLAEDFAGAAVFLAGRASGYVTGQSIFVDGGFSVH; translated from the coding sequence ATGATCTCGCATAGCTACCTCTCCGAACTGTTCTCGCTGGACGGCCGGGTCGCCGTGGTGACGGGCGGCAGTTCCGGCATCGGCCGAGCCATCGCCGGGGCTCTCGCGCGAGCGGGGGCGAGCGTGGTGATCGTGGCGCGCAAGGAGTCGGAACTGGCCGCCACGGTCGACGAGCTGGCGGCCGACGGCTGCCGGGCGGCCTGGGTGAGCGCGGACCTGAGCACCCGCGATGGGGTGCGCGCGGCGGCGGAGCAAGCGGCCGAAGTGTTCGGCGAGCCCGACATTCTCGTCAACAGCGCCGGGATCAACCTGCGGCCGCCGATGAGCGAGCTGGACGAGGAGGTGTGGGACACCACGATGGCGGTGAACCTGGAGGCGCCCTACTTGTTGGGCCGGCGGTTCGGGCCCGGCATGGCCGAGCGGGGCTTCGGGCGGATCATCCACATCACCTCCCAGCAGGCGCACCGGGCGTTCGTCCAGAGCGGCGCCTACGGGGTCTCCAAGGGGGCGCTGGAGTCGCTGGCCCGCTCTCAGGCCGAGGCGTGGTCGCCACACGGCGTCACCTGCAACACGCTGGTGCCCGGATTCGTCATGACCCCGCTCAACGCGCGGTTGTCGTCCGACCCGGAGAAGGTGGCGGCGCTGGCCGCGCGCACGATGGTCGGGCGCAACGGCCTGGCCGAGGACTTCGCCGGAGCGGCGGTGTTCCTGGCCGGCCGCGCCTCCGGCTACGTCACAGGACAGTCGATCTTCGTCGACGGCGGGTTCTCCGTTCACTGA
- a CDS encoding carboxylesterase/lipase family protein, with the protein MAPADPATVTTTSGPIRGRRHGHGTVFLDVPYCAPPVGRRRFAAPSPHERWTGIRDATRPGPTAPQPTRDSFGTLDMSPYFGPGWQRGDDYLTVNIWAPQSDGPTRPVMVFVHGGGFVAGSSRAPLYDGTAFARDGVVLITVNYRLGIPGFLHLPDAPDNRGMLDVLAALHWIRENVARFGGDPGNVTLFGQSAGAIIVGGILADPASAGLVRRAIIQSGTGTGAFTPDQAGIVTAAVGRELDLEPTVKTLAEIPDERLVAVMAGLTGLDLRTSTHHDPLGGITSFSLVSERQPATAVAAGQGDEVDLLIGANLDEGSLYLAPLGLLASTTDADVRDTAAQFHPDPDEAVRAYRAQHPSASAADLRTTILGDGLFTAGSRQMAAAHASAAAGRTYCYEFVWRSDAIDGRLGASHVMELPFVFDRLSLPSLRGPRGLLGNAEPSAPLAARIHRSWIRFAETGNPGWPVYEPAEGHVQHIGVA; encoded by the coding sequence ATGGCACCCGCCGATCCCGCCACCGTCACCACCACCTCAGGCCCGATCCGCGGTCGCCGCCACGGACATGGGACTGTCTTCCTCGATGTGCCCTATTGCGCACCGCCTGTCGGACGCAGGCGCTTCGCCGCGCCGAGCCCGCACGAACGGTGGACCGGGATCCGTGACGCGACGCGGCCGGGACCGACCGCGCCCCAGCCCACCCGGGACTCCTTCGGCACCCTCGACATGTCGCCCTACTTCGGCCCGGGCTGGCAGCGCGGGGACGACTACCTCACCGTGAACATCTGGGCCCCGCAATCCGATGGACCGACCCGGCCGGTCATGGTGTTCGTGCACGGCGGAGGGTTCGTCGCGGGCTCCAGCCGTGCACCGCTTTACGACGGAACGGCTTTCGCCCGCGACGGCGTCGTGCTGATCACCGTCAACTACCGCCTGGGCATCCCCGGCTTCCTGCACCTGCCTGACGCTCCGGACAACCGCGGCATGCTCGACGTCCTGGCCGCCCTGCACTGGATCCGGGAGAACGTCGCCCGCTTCGGCGGTGACCCCGGCAACGTCACGCTCTTCGGCCAGTCCGCCGGAGCCATCATCGTCGGCGGCATCCTCGCCGACCCGGCCTCGGCCGGCCTCGTCCGACGGGCGATCATCCAGAGCGGCACCGGCACCGGCGCCTTCACTCCCGACCAGGCCGGCATTGTCACCGCGGCGGTCGGACGCGAGCTGGACCTTGAACCCACAGTCAAAACCCTGGCCGAGATCCCCGACGAGCGCCTCGTCGCCGTCATGGCCGGCCTGACCGGCTTGGACCTGCGCACGTCCACCCACCACGACCCGCTCGGCGGCATCACCTCCTTCAGCCTGGTCAGCGAGCGCCAGCCGGCCACCGCGGTCGCCGCCGGCCAGGGAGACGAGGTCGACTTGCTGATCGGCGCCAATCTCGACGAGGGCAGTCTCTACCTTGCCCCGTTGGGACTCCTGGCGAGCACCACCGATGCCGATGTCCGGGACACCGCGGCGCAGTTCCACCCCGACCCCGACGAAGCCGTCCGTGCCTACCGAGCACAGCACCCATCCGCCTCAGCCGCCGACCTGCGCACCACCATCCTCGGCGACGGGCTGTTCACAGCCGGCTCCCGGCAGATGGCCGCCGCACACGCGAGCGCTGCGGCCGGACGGACGTACTGCTACGAATTCGTCTGGCGCTCCGACGCGATCGACGGGCGACTGGGCGCCAGCCATGTCATGGAGTTGCCGTTCGTCTTCGACCGCCTGTCCCTGCCATCACTGCGCGGCCCACGAGGGCTCCTCGGCAACGCCGAACCGTCAGCCCCCCTCGCCGCCCGGATCCACCGATCGTGGATACGGTTCGCTGAGACCGGCAATCCCGGCTGGCCCGTCTACGAACCGGCCGAGGGCCACGTCCAGCACATCGGCGTCGCCTGA
- a CDS encoding MBL fold metallo-hydrolase, which translates to MHELELGDVTVTRIEEMHGPIMPPDQFFPDLPEHAWQEHREMLVPDHLGADDAMVHVAMQTWLLRSEGRTILVDTGVGNDKSRPAVSGWDHLRLDYLGNLARAGVRPEDVDLVVNTHLHVDHVGWNTRLIDGAWVPTFPNATHLMPKADFNFWNPENNPDIAGGVNENVFEDSVAPVHAAGQVQLWETSHRIDASLRLEAAPGHTPGSSVVKLASGSDRALFAGDLMHTPLQVMQPDHNSCFCQDPDQARTTRRRLLGWAADANALVLPAHFSGHSALEVEDKGSGFVIKKWAPITRY; encoded by the coding sequence ATGCACGAGCTCGAACTCGGCGATGTCACCGTCACCCGCATCGAGGAGATGCACGGTCCGATCATGCCCCCGGACCAGTTCTTCCCCGACCTGCCCGAGCATGCCTGGCAGGAACACCGCGAGATGCTGGTGCCCGACCATCTGGGTGCCGACGACGCCATGGTCCACGTCGCCATGCAGACCTGGCTGCTGCGCAGCGAGGGCAGGACCATCCTGGTCGACACCGGCGTCGGCAACGACAAGTCCCGCCCGGCCGTCTCCGGATGGGACCACCTGCGGCTGGACTACCTCGGCAACCTCGCCCGCGCCGGTGTGCGGCCCGAAGACGTCGACCTGGTGGTCAACACCCACCTGCACGTCGACCACGTCGGCTGGAACACCCGCCTGATCGACGGCGCCTGGGTGCCCACGTTCCCGAACGCCACCCACCTGATGCCCAAGGCCGACTTCAACTTCTGGAACCCGGAGAACAACCCGGACATCGCCGGCGGCGTCAACGAGAACGTCTTCGAGGACAGCGTCGCCCCCGTGCACGCCGCGGGACAGGTCCAGCTGTGGGAGACAAGCCACCGCATCGACGCGAGCCTGCGCCTGGAAGCAGCCCCCGGCCACACGCCCGGGTCCAGCGTCGTCAAGCTGGCCTCCGGCAGCGACCGTGCCCTGTTCGCCGGCGACCTGATGCACACTCCCCTGCAGGTCATGCAGCCCGACCACAACAGCTGCTTCTGCCAGGACCCGGACCAGGCCCGCACAACCCGCCGCAGGCTGCTCGGCTGGGCCGCCGACGCCAACGCCCTCGTCCTGCCCGCCCACTTCAGCGGCCACAGCGCCCTCGAAGTCGAGGACAAGGGCAGCGGATTCGTGATCAAGAAGTGGGCGCCGATCACCCGGTACTGA
- a CDS encoding CbtA family protein yields the protein MNSISVRALLVRGMLAGLAAGVLALIVSYLLGEPRVDSAIAYEEGHSHEHGVELVSRTMQSTAGLATGVLIYGVAIGGIAGLAVCVALGRIGRFGPRATAALVSMAALIAVYVVPFLKYPANPPSVGDPDTIGKRTTLYFLMVALSVLLAVAATILGKRLAPRLGNWYATVAAAAAFVAAVGLAYAFLPAINEVPKDFSATLLWQFRLAALAIQATLWVSFGLVFGHLAERLLSPRPVAKTSTGTTTGAATAAH from the coding sequence ATGAACTCCATATCGGTAAGGGCGCTACTCGTCCGCGGCATGCTCGCCGGCCTCGCCGCCGGCGTGCTGGCGCTGATCGTCTCCTACCTGCTCGGCGAGCCCCGCGTGGACTCCGCCATCGCCTACGAAGAGGGCCACAGCCATGAGCACGGCGTGGAACTCGTCAGCCGCACCATGCAGTCGACCGCCGGTCTGGCCACCGGTGTCCTGATCTACGGCGTTGCCATCGGCGGCATCGCGGGCCTGGCCGTCTGCGTCGCCCTGGGCCGCATCGGCCGCTTCGGCCCGCGCGCCACAGCGGCCCTGGTCTCCATGGCCGCGCTGATTGCCGTATACGTCGTCCCGTTCCTGAAGTACCCGGCCAACCCGCCGTCCGTGGGCGACCCCGACACCATCGGCAAGCGCACCACTTTGTACTTCCTGATGGTCGCGCTGAGCGTGCTCCTCGCCGTCGCGGCGACGATCCTCGGCAAGCGCCTGGCCCCGCGCCTGGGCAATTGGTACGCCACGGTGGCCGCGGCGGCGGCCTTCGTCGCGGCCGTCGGTCTCGCCTACGCCTTCCTGCCCGCCATCAACGAGGTACCCAAGGACTTCTCGGCAACCCTGCTGTGGCAGTTCCGCCTGGCGGCCCTGGCCATCCAGGCCACCCTGTGGGTGTCCTTCGGCCTGGTCTTCGGCCACCTCGCCGAACGCCTCCTGTCCCCTCGTCCGGTGGCGAAGACCAGCACCGGCACGACGACCGGCGCCGCAACCGCGGCGCACTGA
- a CDS encoding cation transporter, with protein sequence MASNSPAASAGTDRLLRRGFALEWATLFWNVIGIVVLAFAAVAARSVALAGFGLDSLIEIGASTVVIWELSGTGVDRQRKAMRLIGAGFIALALYLLVQSTWVLATGFHAHRSPAGIAWTTVTAVVMFALAWGKARIGAAIDNPVLKTEGRVTLIDGLLATAVLLGLVLNSTLGFWWADPLAGYVIVYYGIKEARAALTH encoded by the coding sequence ATGGCCTCGAATTCTCCTGCAGCGTCCGCGGGCACCGACCGCCTGTTGCGGAGGGGGTTCGCCCTCGAATGGGCCACCTTGTTCTGGAACGTCATCGGAATCGTCGTGCTCGCGTTCGCCGCCGTCGCGGCGCGCTCAGTGGCCCTGGCAGGCTTCGGCCTGGACTCCCTGATCGAGATCGGCGCCTCGACCGTGGTGATCTGGGAGCTGTCGGGCACCGGAGTGGACCGGCAGCGCAAGGCCATGCGCTTGATCGGCGCGGGATTCATTGCGCTGGCGCTCTACCTGCTGGTGCAGTCGACCTGGGTCCTGGCCACTGGTTTTCACGCCCACCGCAGCCCGGCAGGGATCGCCTGGACCACGGTCACCGCCGTGGTGATGTTCGCCCTGGCCTGGGGCAAGGCCCGTATCGGCGCGGCGATCGACAACCCGGTGCTCAAGACCGAAGGCCGTGTCACCCTGATCGACGGCCTGCTGGCCACCGCCGTCCTGCTCGGCTTGGTCCTGAACTCGACCCTCGGCTTCTGGTGGGCCGACCCACTGGCCGGCTACGTCATCGTCTACTACGGGATCAAGGAAGCGCGCGCCGCCCTGACCCACTGA
- a CDS encoding NUDIX hydrolase codes for MPDDLVSTTAGDPGGPVDPRIGPQPVDDVDRPAAFTLMASGWYPPGRLVTQSYGFCFTPEGQVVLVATDDGFWNLPGGQVEPGEEPAQTLVREVAEEACARVIRSRYLACQHVWDPQAPSGPTSHYQTRWWARIECDPWRPRHETVDRRLLPPHEAIDALSWRRKEIVTLLLDLALAAEHSDVAEENGR; via the coding sequence GTGCCCGACGACCTCGTGTCCACCACGGCCGGAGATCCGGGTGGTCCTGTCGATCCGCGTATCGGTCCGCAGCCCGTCGACGACGTCGACCGGCCCGCCGCCTTCACCCTGATGGCGTCGGGCTGGTATCCACCCGGACGGCTCGTCACCCAGTCCTACGGCTTCTGCTTCACGCCCGAGGGACAGGTCGTGCTGGTCGCCACCGACGACGGATTCTGGAATCTGCCGGGCGGCCAGGTCGAGCCGGGCGAGGAGCCCGCCCAGACCCTGGTCCGCGAGGTCGCCGAGGAAGCGTGTGCCCGGGTGATCCGCAGCCGCTACCTCGCCTGCCAGCACGTCTGGGATCCCCAGGCACCGTCCGGCCCCACCAGCCACTACCAGACCCGCTGGTGGGCGAGGATCGAGTGCGACCCGTGGCGCCCCCGACACGAGACCGTGGACCGCCGCCTGCTCCCGCCGCACGAGGCCATCGACGCCCTGTCCTGGCGGCGCAAGGAGATCGTGACCCTCCTGCTGGACCTGGCACTCGCCGCCGAGCACAGCGACGTAGCCGAAGAGAACGGGCGCTGA
- a CDS encoding SRPBCC family protein → MSATTSEHDLSEALDASGFAFTRRAWVDAAPARVYDLVSDVSAIGRWSPNATDVTFDQGAGPRVGAWFSGRNQKDGREWTTRSQVVRADPGDAFTFVVGGAEDGIVQWSWTFHPQGRGTVVEQSWQLLRLDPVLGTTRGDLDALRDYMTNSVEATLISLAQWIAEE, encoded by the coding sequence TTGAGCGCCACCACCAGCGAACACGACCTCTCCGAGGCTCTGGACGCATCGGGCTTCGCCTTCACCAGACGCGCATGGGTCGATGCCGCACCCGCCCGGGTCTATGACCTGGTCAGTGACGTGTCCGCGATCGGCCGCTGGAGCCCCAACGCGACCGACGTCACGTTCGACCAGGGCGCCGGGCCTCGGGTCGGCGCCTGGTTCAGCGGCCGTAATCAGAAGGACGGCAGGGAATGGACCACCCGCTCCCAGGTCGTACGAGCCGACCCTGGCGACGCCTTCACCTTTGTGGTCGGCGGCGCCGAAGACGGCATCGTGCAGTGGAGTTGGACCTTCCACCCCCAGGGACGCGGAACCGTCGTCGAGCAGTCCTGGCAACTCCTCCGCCTCGACCCGGTGCTGGGCACCACCCGCGGCGACCTCGACGCACTCCGCGACTACATGACGAACAGCGTCGAAGCCACCCTGATCTCCCTCGCCCAATGGATCGCCGAAGAGTGA
- a CDS encoding Clp protease N-terminal domain-containing protein — MSEKPTVEQLIAAAHARAGSDDELALLDAVVAVTQDLSGQADEAVDQVVRQVRAAGHSWTAIGERLGVSRQAARQKYADRVDRIQEAPATVGLIRGRDLSNGLAAALAEAETEGLTEAGTEHLLLGLLTDGVAAATLEQLGVTRDKIRDASRRLFDYPTRAARTGEPVFSAEAKAALAVAEQLATERTPVCAPVVVNTAQLLAVIATNPGSRARRVLNDIGIDPADIKRQLHCYIDIPRTAFGRRARRKRRPDDTSARCSFCGHPRSAERRLVAGPDVWICADCVALCGEILAQPADVGPAH, encoded by the coding sequence ATGAGCGAGAAGCCCACTGTGGAGCAGCTCATCGCAGCGGCCCACGCCCGCGCCGGCAGTGACGACGAACTCGCGCTCCTGGACGCCGTCGTCGCCGTCACCCAGGACCTGTCGGGTCAAGCGGACGAGGCCGTCGACCAGGTCGTACGGCAGGTGCGCGCCGCCGGACACTCCTGGACGGCGATCGGCGAACGTCTCGGCGTCTCCCGCCAGGCGGCGCGCCAGAAGTACGCGGACCGCGTCGACCGTATCCAGGAGGCGCCCGCGACGGTCGGTCTGATCCGCGGCCGCGACCTCAGCAACGGCCTGGCGGCCGCGCTGGCCGAGGCCGAGACCGAGGGTCTCACCGAGGCCGGCACCGAGCACCTCCTGCTCGGCCTGCTCACCGACGGCGTGGCCGCCGCCACGCTGGAGCAACTCGGAGTCACCCGCGACAAGATCCGTGACGCGAGCCGCCGCCTCTTCGACTACCCCACCCGTGCGGCAAGGACCGGGGAGCCGGTGTTCTCCGCCGAGGCGAAGGCGGCTCTCGCCGTCGCGGAACAACTGGCCACCGAACGTACGCCCGTCTGTGCCCCGGTCGTGGTCAACACCGCACAGCTGCTCGCCGTCATCGCCACCAACCCCGGCTCCCGCGCCCGCCGAGTCCTCAACGACATCGGCATCGACCCCGCCGACATCAAGCGTCAGCTCCACTGCTACATCGACATCCCCCGTACCGCCTTCGGCCGTCGCGCCCGCCGCAAGCGCCGCCCCGACGACACCTCCGCCCGCTGCTCCTTCTGCGGCCACCCGCGCAGCGCCGAGCGCCGCCTGGTCGCGGGACCGGACGTGTGGATCTGCGCGGACTGTGTCGCCCTGTGCGGCGAGATCCTCGCCCAGCCCGCGGACGTCGGACCCGCTCACTGA
- a CDS encoding intradiol ring-cleavage dioxygenase has translation MTDTPHPISTEPERAPEPADGPARATRRSVIATLGGATLGVAALGLTGSATAQSTAATDRNAAAQSPARPAAACVLTPEQTEGPYYLDLETVRKNITEGKAGVPLTLRITVIDITTCTPLPNTAVDIWHCDALGIYSGYVAGGSTPDTTFLRGVQLTDSAGVAEFTTIYPGWYVGRALHIHVKTHVGGTVSGGVYRGGHVTHTGQLYFPETYNTRVAALAPYRSNTATRTLNARDGIYRNGGSSTLLTITPVGSDLGKGVIGTVVLGIDPAATP, from the coding sequence ATGACTGATACCCCCCACCCCATTTCCACGGAACCGGAGCGCGCCCCTGAGCCCGCCGACGGTCCGGCCCGCGCAACCCGCAGATCCGTCATCGCCACCCTGGGCGGCGCGACCCTCGGAGTGGCCGCCCTCGGGCTGACGGGCTCCGCGACGGCACAATCAACCGCTGCCACGGACCGGAACGCCGCAGCCCAGTCACCCGCCCGGCCGGCCGCCGCCTGCGTCCTCACGCCCGAACAGACCGAGGGGCCTTACTACCTGGACCTGGAGACGGTCCGCAAGAACATCACCGAGGGCAAGGCCGGCGTACCGCTCACCCTCCGCATCACGGTGATCGACATCACGACCTGCACCCCTCTGCCCAACACGGCGGTCGACATCTGGCACTGCGACGCGCTGGGGATCTACTCGGGATACGTGGCCGGCGGCTCCACCCCGGATACGACCTTCCTGCGTGGCGTGCAACTGACCGACTCCGCCGGTGTCGCGGAATTCACCACGATCTACCCGGGCTGGTACGTCGGCCGTGCCCTGCACATCCATGTCAAGACACATGTCGGCGGGACCGTTTCCGGCGGGGTGTACCGGGGAGGCCATGTCACCCACACCGGCCAGCTCTACTTCCCGGAGACGTACAACACCAGGGTCGCCGCCCTGGCTCCCTACAGGAGCAATACGGCCACCCGCACGCTCAACGCGAGGGACGGCATCTACCGCAACGGCGGATCCTCGACCCTGTTGACCATCACACCGGTGGGCAGCGACCTCGGTAAGGGAGTGATCGGCACCGTCGTGCTCGGTATAGATCCCGCCGCCACACCCTGA
- a CDS encoding histidine phosphatase family protein — MVARITLVSPAVNAALRQVRFDDAPLDESAARRARAAADALPPHEVMLTAPSERCRGTAEALGLDAAVVRELRDLDVGRWRGRSLDELAQEAPEGIAEWLADPAVTPHGGESVVDLVDRVGNWLESWSGHGGRILAVAEPAVVRAGLVHALAVPAQTFWRLDVAPLSVTELSGRSGRWNLRCGRPLTAAE, encoded by the coding sequence TTGGTGGCGCGTATCACCCTGGTGTCGCCGGCGGTCAACGCGGCCCTGCGACAGGTCCGGTTCGACGACGCGCCGCTGGACGAGTCGGCCGCACGGCGGGCCCGTGCGGCCGCGGATGCCCTGCCACCGCACGAAGTGATGCTCACCGCCCCGTCGGAGCGGTGCCGCGGTACCGCCGAAGCCCTCGGCCTGGATGCCGCTGTGGTACGGGAGTTGCGGGATCTCGATGTGGGTCGCTGGCGGGGCCGGTCGCTGGACGAGCTCGCCCAGGAGGCGCCGGAGGGGATCGCCGAGTGGCTGGCCGATCCGGCCGTGACGCCGCACGGCGGTGAGTCGGTGGTGGATCTGGTGGACCGCGTCGGGAACTGGCTGGAGTCGTGGTCCGGGCACGGCGGGCGGATCCTCGCGGTTGCCGAGCCCGCCGTCGTACGGGCGGGCCTGGTGCACGCGCTCGCGGTCCCCGCGCAGACCTTCTGGCGGCTCGACGTCGCCCCGTTGAGCGTGACGGAGCTCAGCGGCCGGTCAGGACGGTGGAATCTGCGCTGCGGGCGGCCGTTGACCGCAGCCGAGTAA
- a CDS encoding CbtB domain-containing protein, translated as MAQSAIPAPSAPQVSEITPISLKAIAPWAAFIGILALILLYFVGAEQGATALISGENVHEWVHDGRHLLGFPCH; from the coding sequence ATGGCCCAGTCCGCCATTCCCGCGCCGAGCGCACCCCAGGTGTCGGAGATCACCCCCATCTCCCTCAAGGCGATCGCGCCGTGGGCGGCCTTCATCGGCATCCTCGCGCTGATCCTCCTGTACTTCGTCGGAGCCGAGCAGGGCGCCACCGCCCTGATCTCCGGCGAGAACGTGCACGAGTGGGTGCACGACGGCCGCCACCTGCTCGGCTTCCCCTGCCACTGA
- a CDS encoding helix-turn-helix domain-containing protein encodes MTGKSQLGDFLQARRSQLRPEDVGVPTYGERRRVPGLRREELALLAGVSASYYTRLEQGQSLNASAEVLEAIAGALRLDESERRYLHALARADRNRTRGRRPAPERVTEATAQLMDVLADVPAIVLGLRSDVLAWNRLGHALFAGHLDPGAPDLSAQRPNMARLVFLDCHTRDLYADWPSKARAVVGNLRLVAAQHPQDTALHALLGELSAKSTEFASMWADHRVKACTVAAYEMRHPLVGPLTVVQQTLSQGPGPTMVVATTEAGSTSRAALALLAQAITQDTIPADPAQTAPRAGAG; translated from the coding sequence ATGACCGGAAAATCGCAGCTCGGGGACTTCCTGCAGGCGCGGCGCTCCCAGCTGCGTCCCGAGGATGTCGGGGTGCCCACCTACGGGGAGCGTCGGCGTGTGCCGGGTCTTCGGCGCGAGGAGTTGGCGCTGCTGGCGGGTGTGAGCGCCTCCTACTACACCCGGCTGGAGCAGGGGCAGTCACTGAACGCGTCGGCCGAGGTGCTGGAAGCGATCGCCGGGGCTCTGCGGTTGGACGAGTCCGAGCGGCGGTACTTGCACGCCCTGGCCCGGGCGGACAGGAATCGCACTCGGGGCCGGCGGCCTGCGCCGGAGCGTGTGACGGAGGCGACGGCTCAGTTGATGGACGTGCTGGCGGACGTTCCCGCGATCGTGCTAGGTCTGCGCAGTGACGTGCTGGCGTGGAATCGCCTGGGTCACGCGCTGTTCGCCGGGCACCTGGACCCTGGTGCCCCGGACCTGTCGGCGCAGCGTCCCAACATGGCCAGACTGGTGTTCCTCGACTGTCATACCCGCGACCTGTACGCGGACTGGCCGAGCAAGGCCCGGGCGGTGGTGGGGAATCTGCGCCTGGTGGCGGCCCAGCATCCGCAGGACACAGCATTGCATGCGCTTCTGGGTGAACTGAGCGCCAAGAGCACTGAGTTCGCCTCGATGTGGGCCGACCACCGGGTCAAGGCGTGCACCGTCGCCGCCTATGAGATGCGGCACCCGCTGGTCGGCCCGCTGACCGTCGTTCAGCAGACCCTGAGTCAGGGGCCGGGCCCCACCATGGTGGTCGCCACCACGGAGGCGGGCTCGACCTCGCGGGCCGCGCTGGCCCTGCTCGCCCAGGCCATCACTCAGGACACCATCCCGGCCGACCCGGCGCAGACGGCGCCACGGGCCGGCGCCGGCTGA
- a CDS encoding SMP-30/gluconolactonase/LRE family protein produces MFKKLSASAVSAAVLVAAAATALSPAAASAESAPLSSARIAMRFDLAKGQTPENIALAPGGAAYITFAKGRQVAEVSPNGTTRILATLPKPADGGIHAPVLGFPLTVGIVRAHDGTLYFLYATGTPDLTGVWRLRPGGQAQRIAALPADGLPNGLTLDPRTHTLYVTDSVLGTVWSLPTTGGTPTAWSTAPELASTGFLGANGLKIHNGAVWATNLDKGTILRIPILQDGRAGSVRTEATGLPGIDDFAFTGHGDQLLAALNGPGEVALVQPDGSHSIVLTPADGLQNPTSIALRGDTVYVLSAAYVTAKDPNLLLAHLNDD; encoded by the coding sequence ATGTTCAAGAAGCTCTCCGCGTCCGCCGTGTCGGCGGCTGTCCTTGTCGCGGCCGCTGCCACAGCGCTCAGCCCGGCTGCGGCGTCGGCGGAGTCCGCCCCGCTGAGCAGCGCCCGGATCGCCATGCGCTTCGACCTGGCCAAGGGCCAGACGCCGGAGAACATCGCCCTGGCACCGGGCGGCGCCGCGTACATCACCTTCGCCAAGGGCCGCCAGGTCGCCGAGGTCTCCCCCAACGGCACCACCCGGATCCTGGCCACCCTGCCCAAGCCCGCCGACGGCGGTATCCACGCCCCGGTCCTGGGCTTCCCGCTGACCGTCGGCATCGTCCGTGCCCACGACGGCACCCTGTACTTCCTGTACGCCACTGGCACCCCCGACCTCACCGGCGTGTGGCGCCTTCGCCCCGGCGGCCAAGCGCAGCGCATCGCCGCGCTACCCGCGGACGGCCTGCCCAACGGCCTGACCCTGGACCCGCGCACCCACACCCTCTACGTCACCGACTCCGTGCTGGGCACCGTCTGGAGCCTGCCCACCACCGGCGGCACCCCCACCGCCTGGTCCACCGCCCCCGAACTGGCCTCCACTGGCTTCCTCGGCGCCAACGGCCTGAAGATCCACAACGGCGCGGTCTGGGCCACCAACCTCGACAAAGGCACCATCCTGCGCATCCCCATCCTCCAAGACGGGCGCGCCGGTTCGGTCCGGACCGAGGCCACCGGCCTGCCAGGGATCGACGACTTCGCCTTCACCGGCCACGGCGACCAGCTGCTGGCCGCCCTCAACGGCCCCGGCGAGGTCGCGCTCGTCCAGCCCGACGGCAGCCACTCCATCGTGCTGACCCCGGCCGACGGCCTGCAGAACCCCACGTCCATCGCCCTGCGCGGCGACACCGTCTACGTGCTGAGCGCCGCCTACGTCACCGCCAAGGACCCCAACCTTCTCCTCGCCCACCTGAACGACGACTAG